tacatttggctagattttttatgaagccaatgccaatgtcCTTAAAGGGCCTCATCAGGTGGGTATCCCAATAGTGGGTACAATGCACCAACACCTTATGGGCATCCAAGTTACGGGCAGACACATTACAGTGGAGAGTATGGCTACGGGCACATGGAGGAGAAGAAGGATAACAAGTTTGGGATGGGGGATTGGATTGGTGGTGGGAGCGGTGGTAGGGGTGTTGGGTGGAATCACAATAGTAGAAGCTGTCGATGATGTGGAGGACAAGATCGTCGACAAGGCCTCTGAGAGGGTGGAAGAGTAGCTGGAGGATGATGCTAGCTACGATGCCAATGACTACTAGATTACGGGGGCTTTGAAGCTTCGTTTGATTACacaatgagatgagaaatatgtgaatgataataagatagtttgtgaataatagtgtaatgatttgagttaagatattttatggagttttgagaaagaacagataaaaagttgaataaaaatattataaaattaaaatattattataacataattttttaatattatttttattttaaaatttgaaaaagttgaattactttttgtattttgcttgaaagtttggaaaaattgtaataattaagtaatgattagatgaaaaaattaaaaatttgaaaatttgaaattagaaagtgtttgtgtttgtgtttgaactTTCAATGGtttttggatattgagatgagatgaaatgagacgaGATAGGTTGAGATCATTTGTGATACCAAACTGGGCCTAAATCTAATGTTAAATAttcctttcttcctttgttttttttctaagaTTCCAATAACCTTTCTTTTGATGGTTAGAAAGAGAGGATGAATAGAATATGACTCCCAAACAAGaacaatgaaaaagaaaggaaaatgttgCCTCCCAATTTGCCATTTCAAGTTGCCCCTAGTTATCACCAGTTAATTtgtgtatgtattttttattaaatgttttttaatattttaaaaaaattaaaatacactaggAAGCAACTTGGAGGACAACGTAGCATCACCCAAAATGAAAGGAGCGGCAGGCACATGTGTTGTATTCTAAATTTCAATACTAAAGCacaaaaaaacctaaaaaaaaaaaacgaaagtGTTCAATATTTCGAACAATTGCGAAAATTtctaggtttcttataagatttttgCTGATTAATTTGATGAGTTGATGGCTTGATTTTTGGATGATGTGGTTGCTGAGTCAAAGCTAACGATCACTGGATGAGGTGCGCTCTAGCTTCCAAAATAAAACTCGATCGATCGGTGTCCAGCTTGGTAGTATTTTCACAATTAGTCACAACTACAAAGTTATGACTAATTTCACCTCAAATAAGGAAAATCCAGCTTTCTCTCATGTTAGCAGACCCTAAACCAACTTCAAATACAAATGAATGTCATGATACAAGCAATTCTTAGCAGTTCATGTTGCCTAGCTCTTTTGCAAACAGGTATGCAATTCCATTTACTTCACAAAATATACGATGAAAAAGTTACCTGCAATTTGTAACCAAGTTGAAAAGGGTTATgggtaattatatataagaatagtAGATTCGTAGATATCTCCTAGATATCTCATAAGATTATAAAGAGACCGTCAAACTATTGAGACGTTTTTAAAGTAAGGTCTGAACCTTATTAAGTTGACTAAAACCATGTCCTTCGAGTCGACATTTAACATTGGAAGTCATGCGTTGGATGTTTGTCAGAGTTTATTAACTTCAGGAACTATGGACGAAATTGGTGCCTATTGGACTAAATAGTGTTAATGATGCCGAGAACTATACATTTATGTCGGATAACTTTAACTTTTAATGActaattagataattttattgttttaactctttataatgttttataattttttttattatgtagaCCTATTTGTGAACCCCACAATACTTGTGGAAGACTGAGTTGTATTGTTTTAGTTTGGTGCCGATCAAGATATCATTAACtttaataattaactttactATGATCCTTTAGTTAATTTGGCGTTgtaagatctatttttttaactttcaaaacAATACATGATACTTAAAATGTTGGAAACTGCATTTGGATCTTGGATAAGTGAAGATGATTTATGTACTTGAGAGTTGTGtacattttactttttattgttGTATGATACTGTGTAGCTTTTCTTAGTTGTGGTTAAGTTGTGGAGTATGTAGTATGTCGTGGTTGAGTTGATGTGGACCAACAACAATGAGAGAGAGTTGTCAACTTGAATTATTATTAGAGCAATGGAGAGTGGTGTCTTGACTCTTGGAGATGGTAGAAAGCAGTAGAttcatatgatattttatataattttttaactttgttaTATGCATACATTTATAAATACTCACAAGTGTGTTCTTGCGTGATGTTTGAACGGGTGTGCGCTGTGATATTATgttaaatgattatgttgttgcgtgattatgttttaattgttacgattctattatttatatttgattatttgatcGTTTGTTATAGAtagattataatttattgatgatgatttgATCTTTTAATTTACATTATAGATTTAgatcttttgcattttttgtagCTTATTTGGGCTACAAAGTtgataaaaatgtaaaacaagTGGGGCATAAAAAATGGATCTGGCCCAATAACGTCAAGTTAAGAACCAGCCCGACACATGGATCGGGCTCAACTCCGAATTGGAGTTTGACTCTACCTCTGGCAACTtcaatcggagtcggagtccaAAATGACCTCCAACCCAAAGAGGAGCTAGAAGTCGTTGAGACGAAATTGGAGCCCAGCGCTAATGCCATATATTTGATTTGGGTTATGTTACTCAACATtccacaccacacactatatatattttaaaaaaattttattatattttttattattttattcctgttaaactaattaagttgttttactcatcatctatacacaATATACTTGttatgagaaaaagaaaaaaatataaaagatgtgTGCTAGGACTGTTCATCTAAGCCGGGTTTTTTCCCGGCCTGGTCCGGAACTCGAAAAACTTGGTTTCGGTTCCAGGTTTCGGCCCAGATCAAACCCGGGCCAAAACCTGGGTTTGAAAATCTAGACCAACCCGGTCCGAGTACGGGTTTGAAACCCGGGTACCGGGTTTAAAACCCGGTACccagatctttattttttaataaaaatcggtatcaaaacgacgccgttttgatACCGGTTATATACTTCCCCCCCCCGgtgtctctctcgctctctctctctctctcgctgtcTCATTATGTTGTGGCTTGAGAAAACACAGAAACCCTAAGCCCTTGCCTCCATCACTGTGACCCCGTGAGCCGCGACCCCATAATCGTCCGCCGCTCATCCTCGCCGCATCTCGATCGCTGCATCCCCGTCACCGTCGGCCTTTCTCTCTAGGGCATTGTTCACTTGTTtgagtactctctctctctctctctctctctctctctctccctgtaaCTATGATTCTGTGCGTGAGGAATGGATGGGGTAATCACTTGGTTGATAACAGTTTGAGTTGTTTATGGATTCTGTATTTGTTGATAATTGGAGTTAATGGGTGTTGGTTTTCGTGGCTTGTGGGCTCTAAGCCTCTGCTTTTCCTTTTAGATTTGTGTTGTTTTGtatctcttttatttgttgttgaGTAGTGTACTAGACCTCCATTGgatttttgggtttggttttaaTTGTTAGGGGAATACCCaacttggttttgtttgttgGGTTTGCTTGTTCTAACTGGCTTGATGTGTGAATGTAAATTTCACGAGAAGcttgaaattgaaattgcaaaaagaaaaggcaTTGAGTACTGTAAACTGTATGTAAATTCAGACATACAGTTTATAACCTCCATTTTTCGGTACTGTAATTGTTTAGCATGCAGCATGAAGCCAAGATCAATCAATATTCAATTATTAGGAAAGAACctagctaattaatttataaggcTGTGCTAAGAAAATGGCCGTGGCATAATGGAAAGTCACTAGATCTCCACTAAGGTGCTTGAGgaggctatatatatgaatttttatatatatatatatatatttatttaattttctggtatatttatatatgtatatatttattttctggtATTGTTGGGAGAAGAGAATCTCCATATGTTTTATTAGTTCAGTGTGATGAGCACGTCTCCATATATCTCTTGgtaaaatcctatatatataaatgtgtgtatatatatatatatatgttgacaacttgtgtgtgtgtgtgtatatatatatatatatatatatatatatatatatgtttctccACTGCCCAACTTTTTTACATTCCTTAGCTTGGTTGGTGGTTTCTAATCTCTCCACTCTCCTGTAAGCACACCTATGTTGGCCATCTTCACCATTGATGCTGCAAAATCCCTGCAGAAAAGATAAGGGAACTTGCTATAGTTAATGACCATTGAAGCGGTTTTATTGTCCCTCATAAGAGCTTGGTCTGACTGAAGTAGCCTAGAATTATTCACAAGGTTTTTGTAATAGAtgttatcaaatttattttcagtGACTGAATCCAAGGGAGACATTTTGGTGTCAGAATCAGCATCATCTTCTGGGCATGTGCTATGCAAAGTTTGTAGGAGGGATGCATCTAGTGTTGGATCAGGTTTACCATCAGCAAATTTGATGAGACTTGACTTGAATGTAAAGCATTGAGTGAACCCAATAGTGTGCGCACCTTTATAAAGCATATGGATCAAGAGGTTATGTTGTATTGTAACAGAATGACAATATGAACTTCATGAGAGCTTGAGCTAGTTCCACCGCATTCTGGATCCGTTTGGACTATCAACACATTGGATCAGTGAGAGCCTTCATGTTAAAGTTTGATTTTGTaagagaatttgataaaaacttcttatacaaatccatctaaatggagacaaaatatttgaaatccaattaataataaaaaagcttttggaaaaaaaaaatccgggtTTTGAAAAACCTGGATACACccgggttccggcccgggtCTGACCCGGACCAACCTGGTCTGGGTTCTGGCCCGGGTTCATGACCCTGGTTCCGGTCCGGATACACCCGGGTtagaacccggatgaacacccctaaATTGTGTGCTATGTGgtttatgaaataataaattcattttattttacacactcaaataaaaaaatcctacGTACGTAAGCTTTTTCATATAGTTTTCAAAAAGATCAACCGTACACTATAACTCCCCATATgccatttccttttttcttaaaacttgaatACCCCAGTTTCCAATtccatctttcttttccttgaaCTCTCTTTCACACTCCCTTTGGCTCTCTTCGTTTCCCTCCTTGGATATCGCAGTGTTTGGCGTTAGGATAAActtggttttaactttttcattatataaaggTAGAGGTAAGGAGAAAGGTGGTGAGAAAAAAACAGGAAGAAAATCAAATGGACGTGACGAAGAGGATCAACTAGACATCCCTCCTGGACTTCAAATCAAAGATGGCCCAGTTTAGTGGAAGTTAGGACTAAGTAAAGTGAATATTTATCAACCCAGTTTCCGTGGAATGTTCCATGCATTTTTCTTTGTGAGATAAGAAACTCAGATTTAATTCCCTAGCTAGCTCATGTACTTTTGTTAGGAAGATTGTTTCCACTGGAGTTATAATGGGAAAAATATAGAAGCGACAAAGACAGAGAGAGTGATCTGAACTGTTCCACACTATGGGGTTATGATTCATACCGTGCTGCTCTTTTCTTTAAGAAAGTTATGAAATGTTGAGAAGTGTGAATCTCTAATTGGTTGGTGTAAAAGTCGGACTCTTTGTACAACCATCATCTATCATGGATAGACACATACAGATAGTGGTTCATGTCTGCCTAATCTGCTATATGTATCGGGGTCTTTACGAATTCTTCTACATTTATGAATAACTTTAAGTACATTGAATGAAAGCCAcatctttgaaaaaaacaatGTACGATTGAATTCTCAGAAGTTAAAAAGCCTCAAGTAAAACATATTCTAATGAAGAAGCCTCAAGTAATCCATATTCTAGGAAGCAACTCTTTTTGAGTGAGAGTAGTGAGGTCGATTTCAACTCTATAAATATACCCATTTGTTCTGTATATTTTTCAGACCAAACCTTCACGGaagaatctcatatttatctcACCAATTAGCAAATAGCAATGTTTACATCTAATTACGGCAATTCCACCATAACTTTCAATCCCATCACCTCCAAATACTCGATCAACTTTGCCGGGAAAACCATAGAAACAACCGTCACAGACAAAGCTAGCATCGTAGATGAATGGGTTCGGGAAATGCTTTCAATATGTGGCGGAAAAGCCGTTGTTGTGGGCTTAGACATTGAATGGAGGCCGCATCCGATACGTTCGATGAGCAACAAGTCGGCGACGCTTCAACTTTGCATAGACCAAAAGTGCCTGATCATTCAACTATTCTACCTGGACTACAACCCACAATCCATAAAGAGCTTTCTGATGGACTCGAACTTCACTTTTGTGGGGATTGAGGTAGCGGATGACATAGCAAAGCTCCAAAACGAGTATGGACTTGGGTGTAGCAAAAGCGCGGATATCAGGGAGCTGGCAAAGAGAAAATGGCCAGGACGGTTTAGAAGGCCTGGGCTGAAGGACCTGGCTTTGGAAGTTGTGGGTCTTTATATGAGGAAGCCCAAGCATGTGTGCATGAGTAACTGGGAGGCACGGCTGCTCACCGAAAGTCAAGTTGAGTACGCATGCATCGATGCCTATGCCTCTTATAGGATTGGCCACAAGCTTCTCCATGAGATCTGACCTTCCTTTCCGCCTTCCGACCGACCTTTATATCATACATGCTTTAATTTGTCGTTACACAGTCGGTTTTTATATGTCTCTGGTTGTTCACTTGcgctttaaaaattataatgtgttTTCTTAAAGGAGGTCCTACCACTACTCACGGCCTTGCAAGGCTAAAACTTGGGGAAACCTCGATattatgtttaatttgtatttattatgCATGTGTGTGTTAGTTGGGgtgttttgttttccttcctATTTGCTTAATAAGATGTTGTCTTGGTCGTGCCTATGCCCAACGGTATAGATTAATCGAATTCCAACGAGTTTTGCGCATTTGTAACGTGGGAAATCAATTGTAGTACTAGTGGTAGAGGAAGACTAGAAGTAATAAATaagcccacaaaaaaaaaaaaaaaaaaaaataataataatacataaaaCGAGAGAATATGAAGGCGTCCACCCAACCTGTTGGCTTACTATAGTCTATGTTAGGGGAAGGGCGAAGTTTAGTCTTATTTGGCTCAAGCAAAAGCCAGCAAAGTCCATAAAGAAGATAGAAGCAGGCAGCACTCGCGAGACTCGCTCCTTGCTTTTCGAAAGACGAAGACACTTATACTCCTGAGTCGTtgagtttggatagtaagttatTTTCACATaatctatgaataataataataaaaaataataaaatattaaataataattaaaaataaataaaaataataataaaataataaatagtaatcaAATATtctgatataatatataaggtATTCACAATATCTGATAACAATATTGACATTAACTTAGTCAAATGTCggtgaattaaaaaatataacattggattagctaaactCATCCAATTGAAAGTCATACTTGATGAGGCAGTATTCACCAATTGAAGGCGtactttatttcaaaatattctgCAACGGCAGGAACCTTTTTCCCTCTTGAATGGCAAGACTCTGTATTCTGGCTTTCTCTCGTTTCcttctttcctctcattttctctccttttctttcgAACCCACtccatttctctccctttctctcgtAGAGCTTTGCCCGACActccctttttctctctctttttctgttTCCTAGCTTATTTTCTTGTCCATTGTGTGATTTCATCTCTTTCAACTTGGCTCAAGAACCAAACGACAGTTAAGACAATCGGTTTGCACCGAGAATCGACATTGAAGGTGTCCCTACGATGCTTGGAGAGGATCTTCGATTTCTGCCCTAGAGTGCCTCTTTGAGGCTCTCTATTTCGATTTCAATATATGCTTGTTTTGTAAAAGAAGCCGAATAGTTGGGTTCTCTGGTTGTCCTCTTTAAgtcttttattattcttattttttgtagaCACCAAAAGTAAGTTGTATGTCaacatttttattgaatgaagGTGTTATGAACTGTCGAGTGATGAAACCCTAATCCTTAGGGTTGTTGTCTGAAGCCTCATGGACCAGGTTATTGTCATATGGGCCTGCCTAGGCTTTAAACACCAAAGTCCATTTGAGTCTTATTTCAGTTGGTTCCAGATTGTATTTTCATGGGCCACGTTGAGTCAGTTATTTGCATGTATTGAGTCAGTTACTTAGTGGGTCAATTATAAGTTATTGGATCTATTAAGTCCATTGGTTAGTATTTGACTTAGTCTTTGTTTGATGTCTACTTATATGTTAATCTTGAATGAATGAGGTATTCCAGTTTCCAAAATATTGTGAGTACAAAGTGGAGGCCAAGCCCATCGAAGTGCCTACATAATTTACATTTCATTATCACAGACTTACGTAAGCCATAACAGTGGTATGACAGCCACGTTCCTGCGCCATGGCTAAGAGTACACGCAATGCTCAACTGACAGAAGCTATTTCCATGCTAAAAGGGGAGAGTGTGCACCTGCGAGAAGAACAAGGCAAGCAAAAATACATGTTGGAAGTCGTGTTGCAGCAACTCAACAACTTGGTAGCCAGCTATGAGCAGTTAGTAGTACAGGCAAGTAATCCACAAATGGGAGAAGGATCATCCAATACAAAATGTCAGTTCAAAAATAATCCATTGTTTGAAGGAAATGGGGGGCATATATGCTAGGACCCTTAGATTGGATTTTTCCAAGTTTGATGGGTCAAAACCCATGTAATGGATTCTTAAGGCTGAACAGTTCTTTGAATACTTTGAGATTcctaatgataaaaaattacagATTGCCTTCTTCCATATGGAAGGGAAGACATTGTTTTGGTATTCTTAATTAAGGGATTCAGGTCCTATAGGAGGATGAGAGGATTTTATTGCAGCACTTAGGGTGCATTTTGGGCCCTCAACTTATGAGGATCCAATTGGGACATTTACCAAATTAAGACAAACAACCATGGTAAAAGAATATCAAACTGAGTTTGAGGCTTTATCTAATAAAATTAAGGGGCTTACGAAGGAATTTTGTATCAGTACTTTTATTAGTGGCCAAACCAAAAGCAATTGAGATTGTATCAGGTTTAAGCATAGTTACCATAATTTTTAGATCATCCCTTATATTTCCAAGCTActtgcaccaccaccaccaccaagacCTGAAAACAGAATCCCTACCAATACCTATAACCCAAACAGAAAACCTACCATTCTTATAAAAAGAATCACCCCAACCCAAATGCAAGAAAGAATGGAGAAGGGACTTTGCTACTATTGTGATGAAAAGTTCCATCTTGGTCACAAGTGTAGTAGACCCAAGTTATTTCTGTTGGAAGGATTAGAAGTGGATGAAGGTGAGGAAGCCGAGCCTAATGAAGGGAATTTAGCAGTCATAGAATCAAAGAAGTTGAATGAGAAGAGAATGAGATGGGTGAACTGCTAAGCATCTCACTACATGCCATGGCAGGTTCATTATCCCCTAAGCCTATGAGGATTGAAGGCCTTATTAATCATCAAAAAGTTTTGATTCTTATTGGCACAGGTAGCACACACAGTTTTATGGATCCGTATGTAGCAAGAAAATCAAAACTACCAGTGGGGGAGAGCCAACTGATAGTTAAAGTGGCCAATGGGGATAGCCTACCTTGCTAAGGTTACTGTAGGGTAGTTCCTATTCACCTACAAAATTTAAGGGTTATGGCTAATCTCTATTGATTAACTTTAGGAAGTTGTGATGTGGttttaggaatggattggttgcGAAATTTGAGATCAATTTTATCGAACTTTTCTGACCTCACCATGCAGTTTGATTTTAGGGGTGCCAAAGTTAAATTACAAGGGTTACAACCACCAGTTGATGCATTAGAGGAAGTGCAACATGTTCCCAATTTAAAAAAAGGGGTCTGTAAAGGGAATATGGTTGCACTTGATAGGTGAAGAGATGATGTAGATTGAGGGGGAAATGGAACCTGTTTTGGAACAGGTTATTAAGGGCTTTGAAGATGTGTTTGCTGAACCTCATGGCTTGCCTCCACCTCAGAGTCATGACTATAAGATTGAGCTGTTGGAAGAATCAAAACCAACTTGTGTACGCCCCTATAGATACCCATACTATCAAAATGCAGAAATAGAAAAGCTG
Above is a genomic segment from Juglans microcarpa x Juglans regia isolate MS1-56 chromosome 1D, Jm3101_v1.0, whole genome shotgun sequence containing:
- the LOC121265724 gene encoding peroxidase 10-like codes for the protein MNPGQNPDQVGPGQTRAGTRVYPGAHTIGFTQCFTFKSSLIKFADGKPDPTLDASLLQTLHSTCPEDDADSDTKMSPLDSVTENKFDNIYYKNLVNNSRLLQSDQALMRDNKTASMVINYSKFPYLFCRDFAASMVKMANIGVLTGEWRD
- the LOC121239887 gene encoding Werner Syndrome-like exonuclease — translated: MFTSNYGNSTITFNPITSKYSINFAGKTIETTVTDKASIVDEWVREMLSICGGKAVVVGLDIEWRPHPIRSMSNKSATLQLCIDQKCLIIQLFYLDYNPQSIKSFLMDSNFTFVGIEVADDIAKLQNEYGLGCSKSADIRELAKRKWPGRFRRPGLKDLALEVVGLYMRKPKHVCMSNWEARLLTESQVEYACIDAYASYRIGHKLLHEI